One Brassica napus cultivar Da-Ae chromosome A5, Da-Ae, whole genome shotgun sequence DNA window includes the following coding sequences:
- the LOC106390129 gene encoding DNA-directed RNA polymerases IV and V subunit 2: MTDIDIEEIEAAGEIDLRDLGEPFLQSFCKKAATSFFDEYGLVSHQLNSYNFFIDHGLQSVFESSGEMLVEPSFDPTKNKDHEWRYATVKFGEVSVDKPTLYSDDKELVFLPWHARLQNMTYSARMKVNVDVEVFVKKVVKRDKFKTGQDEYVEKQILSKKTQDIPIGRIPVMVKSVLCNTTERGKHVESYRKGECAFDQGGYFVIKGAEKVFIAQEQMCTKRLWISNSPWTVSYRSETKRNRFIVRLSENQKAEDFKRKEKVLTVYFLSTEIPVWVLFFALGVASDKEAVDLIAFDGGDASITNSVVAAIQEADSVCEDFRHGRNALAYVEQQIKGTKFPPGESVDECLSLYLFPGLKSLKQKARFLGYMVKCLFSAYAGKRKCENRDNFRNKRIELAGELLERELRVHLAHARRTMTKAMQRHLTGDGDLKPIEHYLDASIITNGLSRAFSTGAWCHPFRKMERVSGVVANLGRANPLQSLIDLRRTRQQVLYTGKVGDARYPHPSHWGRVCFLSTPDGENCGLVKNLSLLGLVSTQIMEPVVEKLFDSGMEELVDDTSTPLSGKHKVLLNGDWVGVCSDSDYFVAELKSRRRQSELPRQMEIKLDKDDKEVRIFTDAGRLLRPLMVVENLHKLKQSKPSKYTFEHLLDQGILELIGIEEEEDCTTAWGTKQLLKQQKSYTHCELDLSFLLGVSCAIVPFANHDHGRRVLYQSQKHCQQAIGFSSTNPNIRCDTLSQQLFYPQKPLFKTMASECLQKDVLFNGQNAIVAVNVHLGFNQEDSIVMNKASLERGMFRSEQIRSYKADVDSKDSEKRKKMDEVVQFGKTHSKIGRVDSLDDDGFPFVGANMHSGDIVIGRCTESGTDHSVKLKHTERGIVQKVVLSSNDDGKNYATVSLRQVRSPCLGDKFSSMHGQKGVLGYIEEQENFAFTNQGIVPDIVINPHAFPSRQTPGQLLEAALSKGIACPMQKKKGKSDAYSKVTRHATPFSTPSVDDITDQLHRAGFSRSGNERVYNGRTGEMMRSLIFMGPNFYQRLIHMSEDKVKFRNTGPVHPLTRQPVADRKRFGGIKFGEMERDCLIAHGASANLHERLFTLSDSSQMHICRNCKSAANVIERVASSGRRIRGPYCRLCESPDYVVMVNVPYGAKLLYQELFSMGICLNFETNLC; the protein is encoded by the exons ATGACCGATATAGACATTGAAGAGATTGAGGCCGCTGGGGAAATCGATTTACGCGACCTAGGAGAGCCCTTTCTTCAGAGCTTCTGCAAGAAAGCTGCGACGTCCTTCTTCGACGAGTACGGCCTCGTCAGCCACCAGCTCAACTCCTACAACTTCTTCATCGATCACGGCCTTCAGAGCGTGTTTGAGTCCTCCGGTGAGATGCTCGTTGAGCCGTCCTTTGACCCCACGAAGAACAAGGACCATGAGTGGAGATACGCGACGGTGAAGTTCGGAGAAGTCAGCGTGGATAAGCCTACCTTATACTCTGATGATAAGGAGCTTGTGTTTCTCCCGTGGCACGCTAGGCTTCAGAACATGACCTACTCGGCCAGGATGAAAGTTAATGTCGATGTTGAG GTGTTCGTTAAGAAAGTTGTTAAAAGAGACAAGTTCAAGACGGGACAAGACGAATATGTGGAGAAGCAGATACTGTCTAAGAAGACGCAGGACATCCCGATTGGTAGGATACCTGTGATGGTGAAGTCTGTGCTTTGCAACACAACGGAGAGAGGGAAGCATGTGGAAAGCTACAGAAAGGGGGAGTGTGCATTTGACCAGGGTGGATACTTTGTGATAAAAGGAGCCGAGAAG GTCTTTATTGCTCAAGAACAGATGTGCACAAAGAGACTTTGGATTTCTAATTCACCATGGACCGTCTCCTACAGGTCCGAAACCAAAAGGAATCGTTTCATTGTGCGTCTATCAGAGAATCAGAAAGCTGAAGACtttaagagaaaagagaaagtaCTGACAGTGTACTTTCTGTCAACTGAGATCCCAGTCTGGGTCCTCTTCTTTGCGCTGGGTGTTGCGTCAGACAAAGAGGCTGTAGATCTAATTGCTTTCGATGGTGGTGATGCAAGTATTACCAACAGCGTCGTAGCTGCGATCCAGGAAGCTGATTCGGTTTGCGAAGATTTTCGCCATGGGAGGAATGCTCTGGCATATGTTGAACAGCAGATAAAAGGCACAAAATTCCCACCTGGTGAGAGTGTGGATGAATGCCTAAGTCTGTACCTGTTTCCAGGCCTCAAGAGTTTGAAGCAGAAAGCACGATTCTTGGGCTACATGGTGAAATGCCTTTTTAGCGCATATGCTGGGAaaagaaagtgtgagaacagAGACAACTTTAGGAACAAGAGGATCGAACTAGCTGGAGAGCTGCTGGAAAGGGAACTAAGGGTGCATTTGGCGCATGCTAGAAGAACAATGACCAAAGCCATGCAGAGACACCTCACGGGCGATGGCGATCTGAAGCCTATCGAGCACTACTTGGATGCTTCCATTATAACAAATGGACTTAGTAGAGCCTTCTCCACTGGAGCATGGTGTCATCCTTTCAGGAAGATGGAAAGGGTTTCAGGTGTTGTCGCTAATCTGGGTCGTGCAAATCCACTCCAGAGTTTGATTGATCTGCGGAGAACGCGGCAACAGGTCCTGTATACCGGCAAAGTTGGAGATGCTAGATATCC GCATCCCTCTCACTGGGGCAGAGTATGCTTTTTGTCAACCCCAGATGGCGAAAATTGTGGTCTTGTGAAGAACCTGTCTCTCCTTGGACTTGTCAGCACTCAAATTATGGAGCCTGTGGTGGAAAAACTCTTCGATAGTGGAATGGAAGAGCTGGTGGACGATACCAGTACACCACTGAGCGGGAAGCACAAGGTTCTCCTCAATGGAGACTGGGTTGGAGTATGTTCAGATTCTGACTACTTTGTTGCGGAGTTGAAAAGCAGGAGGCGTCAAAGTGAATTACCTCGTCAG ATGGAAATTAAGCTAGATAAAGATGACAAGGAGGTACGGATTTTTACTGACGCTGGCAGACTTCTCCGTCCCCTCATGGTTGTGGAAAATCTCCACAAGTTGAAGCAAAGTAAACCATCGAAGTACACCTTTGAGCATCTTCTTGACCAAGGGATTCTCGAGCTGATCGggattgaggaagaagaagactgtaCCACCGCATGGGGAACCAAGCAGCTTCTGAAACAGCAGAAGAGTTACACTCACTGCGAACTGGATTTGTCCTTCCTGTTGGGTGTGAGCTGTGCGATTGTGCCGTTTGCGAATCATGATCATGGTAGGAGAGTTCTCTACCAGTCCCAGAAGCATTGCCAGCAAGCCATTGGGTTCTCCTCAACGAACCCTAACATCCGCTGTGATACCCTGTCCCAGCAGCTGTTCTATCCCCAGAAGCCACTTTTCAAGACAATGGCGTCAGAGTGTCTTCAGAAGGATGTGTTGTTCAATGGTCAGAACGCAATTGTTGCTGTGAATGTTCATCTCGGGTTCAACCAGGAGGACTCCATTGTGATGAACAAGGCTTCGCTGGAACGTGGTATGTTCCGTTCAGAACAGATCAGGAgctataaagctgatgttgacAGTAAAGACTCGGAGAAGAGGAAAAAGATGGACGAGGTTGTTCAGTTTGGAAAGACACACAGCAAGATTGGCAGAGTAGACAGCCTAGATGATGACGGGTTCCCCTTTGTTGGTGCTAATATGCACAGTGGTGATATTGTCATTGGCAGATGCACCGAGTCTGGGACTGATCACAGCGTGAAACTGAAGCACACTGAGAGAGGGATAGTGCAGAAGGTGGTTCTATCATCCAATGACGATGGGAAGAATTATGCTACTGTTTCTCTGAGACAG GTTCGTTCTCCATGTCTTGGAGATAAATTTTCCAGTATGCATGGCCAGAAGGGTGTTTTAGGCTATATAGAGGAGCAGGAGAATTTTGCTTTCACGAATCAAGGCATAGTTCCTGATATCGTGATCAACCCGCATGCATTCCCTTCTCGGCAAACACCGGGCCAACTCTTGGAGGCTGCTCTCTCCAAAGGAATAGCTTGTCCTATGCAAAAGAAGAAAGGCAAGTCTGATGCATACTCCAAAGTGACACGCCATGCCACTCCTTTCTCCACTCCCAGTGTCGATGACATAACCGACCAGCTTCACAG GGCTGGCTTTTCAAGATCGGGAAACGAAAGGGTCTACAATGGAAGAACAGGAGAGATGATGCGTTCACTCATCTTCATGGGCCCAAATTTCTACCAGCGACTCATCCACATGTCGGAGGACAAGGTCAAGTTCAGGAACACCGGACCAGTTCACCCACTCACGCGCCAGCCAGTTGCAGACAGGAAGAGGTTCGGCGGAATCAAGTTCGGAGAGATGGAGCGAGACTGCCTGATTGCTCACGGTGCATCAGCGAACCTGCACGAGCGTCTGTTCACTCTGAGTGACTCTTCACAGATGCACATCTGCAGGAACTGTAAAAGCGCAGCGAACGTGATCGAGAGGGTGGCGAGCAGTGGAAGAAGGATCAGAGGACCGTATTGCAGGCTGTGCGAGTCTCCGGACTATGTGGTGATGGTGAACGTGCCGTATGGAGCTAAGCTTCTGTATCAGGAGCTGTTCAGTATGGGCATCTGTCTCAACTTCGAAACCAACCTCTGCTGA